The Paraburkholderia acidisoli genome contains a region encoding:
- the gatC gene encoding Asp-tRNA(Asn)/Glu-tRNA(Gln) amidotransferase subunit GatC: MALTLNDVKRIAHLARLELADAEAGNTLERLNDFFGLVEQMQAVDTTGIAPLAHPIEQIEDVALRLREDAVTEIVDREALQRPAPAVQDGLYLVPRVIE, translated from the coding sequence ATGGCCCTGACCCTGAACGATGTGAAGCGAATCGCGCATCTCGCGCGCCTCGAACTGGCCGACGCCGAAGCCGGCAACACGCTCGAACGCCTGAACGACTTCTTTGGCCTCGTCGAGCAGATGCAGGCCGTGGACACGACCGGCATCGCGCCGCTCGCGCACCCGATCGAGCAGATCGAGGATGTTGCGCTGCGTCTGCGCGAAGACGCCGTGACCGAAATCGTCGACCGCGAGGCGCTGCAACGTCCGGCGCCCGCGGTACAGGACGGACTTTACCTCGTGCCGCGCGTGATTGAGTAA
- the gatA gene encoding Asp-tRNA(Asn)/Glu-tRNA(Gln) amidotransferase subunit GatA, whose product MHDKSLTELRAALAAKEYSAVELAQHYLSRIEAHKDLNAFVDVNPELTLAQAKSADALLHSGHAGPLAGLPLAHKDVFVTRGWRSTAGSNMLANYVSPFDATVVERLERAGMVCLGKTNMDEFAMGSSNENSFFGAVKNPWDTKAVPGGSSGGSAAVVAARLAPAATGTDTGGSIRQPASFSGITGIKPTYGRVSRYGMIAFASSLDQGGPMARNAADCALLLNAMAGFDERDSTSLQRDDEDYTRFLGQNWTPDAAAGKPLAGLRIGLPKEYFGAGLADDVRAAIDAALKTYESLGATLVEVTLPKTELSIPVYYVIAPAEASSNLSRFDGVRFGHRAAQYGDLLDMYKKSRAEGFGPEVKRRILVGAYVLSHGYYDAYYLQAQKIRRIIANDFQEAFRQCDVIMGPVAPSVAWDIGAKGDDPLQMYLADIYTLSTSLAGLPGMSVPCGFGAGANAQRPVGLQIVGNYFNEARMLQVADAFQRATEWHRQAPAGV is encoded by the coding sequence ATGCATGACAAAAGCTTGACCGAACTGCGCGCCGCGCTGGCTGCGAAGGAATACTCCGCAGTCGAGCTGGCCCAGCACTATCTGAGCCGGATCGAGGCGCACAAGGACCTGAACGCCTTCGTCGACGTCAATCCGGAACTGACGCTCGCGCAGGCGAAGTCCGCCGACGCGCTGCTGCACTCGGGCCACGCCGGCCCGCTCGCGGGTCTGCCGCTCGCGCACAAGGACGTGTTCGTCACGCGCGGCTGGCGCTCCACGGCCGGCTCGAACATGCTTGCAAACTATGTGAGCCCGTTCGACGCCACCGTGGTCGAGCGCCTCGAGCGCGCGGGCATGGTCTGCCTCGGCAAGACCAACATGGACGAATTCGCCATGGGTTCGTCGAACGAAAACTCGTTCTTCGGCGCCGTGAAGAACCCGTGGGACACGAAGGCCGTGCCCGGCGGCTCCTCGGGCGGCTCGGCCGCCGTGGTCGCCGCGCGCCTCGCGCCCGCCGCGACCGGCACGGATACGGGCGGCTCGATTCGCCAGCCGGCGTCGTTCTCGGGCATCACGGGCATCAAGCCCACCTACGGCCGCGTCTCGCGCTACGGCATGATCGCGTTCGCCTCGTCGCTGGACCAGGGCGGCCCGATGGCGCGGAACGCCGCCGACTGCGCGCTGCTGCTCAACGCCATGGCCGGTTTCGACGAACGCGATTCGACCAGCCTGCAACGCGACGACGAAGACTACACGCGCTTTCTCGGCCAGAACTGGACGCCGGACGCCGCCGCGGGCAAGCCGCTCGCGGGCCTGCGCATCGGCCTGCCGAAGGAATACTTCGGCGCGGGTCTCGCCGACGACGTGCGTGCCGCCATCGACGCCGCCCTGAAGACCTACGAGTCGCTCGGCGCCACGTTGGTGGAAGTCACGCTGCCCAAGACCGAACTGTCGATTCCCGTGTACTACGTGATCGCGCCGGCGGAAGCCTCGTCGAACCTCTCGCGTTTCGACGGCGTGCGTTTCGGCCATCGCGCGGCGCAATACGGCGATCTGCTCGACATGTACAAGAAGTCGCGCGCGGAAGGCTTCGGCCCCGAAGTGAAGCGCCGCATTCTGGTGGGCGCCTACGTGCTCTCGCACGGCTACTACGACGCGTACTACCTGCAGGCGCAGAAGATCCGCCGCATCATCGCGAACGACTTCCAGGAAGCGTTCAGGCAGTGCGACGTCATCATGGGACCGGTGGCCCCGAGCGTGGCGTGGGATATCGGCGCGAAGGGCGACGATCCGCTCCAGATGTACCTCGCGGACATCTACACGCTCTCCACGAGCCTCGCGGGCCTGCCCGGCATGAGCGTGCCGTGCGGCTTCGGCGCGGGCGCGAACGCGCAGCGACCCGTCGGTCTGCAGATCGTCGGCAACTATTTCAACGAGGCCCGCATGCTGCAAGTCGCCGACGCGTTCCAGCGCGCGACCGAGTGGCATCGCCAGGCGCCGGCAGGGGTGTAA